The genomic DNA ACAAcaacttctctctctcatttgaaCCATAACTATTGCCACAGTCCACTCGATACAGTACTTGGTTATTAGATGACTAACGTTATGGGTGGGTTGTCACATGCTTTCCCCACTGGTGGCTTGaccaaaaaataaacatcagcGTGCATTTTATTGGTTATACATGGTGTCAATAtctgaaatgtaaacattatCTCTTGGGCCCCAAGTGTGCATGAGGGCATGGACTCCACTACCCTCCCTGCAGAGCATTTACCATCAAAGGGTCCACAGAAGAGCTGCCTCAATTATCAAGGATCCCACCCACCCCCAACGTGAACTGTTCACACTTCTACCCTCGGGTCAGAGGTATAGAAGTGTGAAATGTAGGACTTCAAGACTAAAGAACTCTTTCTTCCCCACTGCCATCAGACTTCTAAACAGTTAATAGGTCTATGGATTCCATAATGATGTCCATGTTTACATTGTACCATGCACATGTACTgttatttcaatttcaattttatttatatagcgccaaatcacaacaacagttatctcacagcgcttttcataaaagagcaggtctagaccgtactctgtgatgctatttacagaagcccaacagttcccaccaagagcagcactaggcgacggaggcaaggaaaaacttccttttaagaggcagaaacctcgagcagaaccatggctcagggtgggcggccatctgcctcgaccggttggggtgagagagagagagagagagatctgcACACTGTTCCATGCAGTTTCCACATGTATGTAATTCATCAGTTGCACAACTGTTTATAATTCATCCGCCTGCACAATTGTACAGTATATAGCCTACTACAGCCTGTTTTTCACACAACTGCTGCGTTAtgctgtttatatatttattttttacatctgatgcttacatttttatatttgaaattttaaaactctatagtatttttattgtatttttattcatacatatattttttattgtaggcTTTCGATGTGGACAGCAAAGAATTTCAGTGTACAGGGAAACTTGAACATCTGACAATAAACACTTTGAATCTTgaaatgggtgaatgtgatttagtgtaaagcgctttgagtggttgcaaagactagaaaggcagaCAGACCATTTACATGATGTGGTTTTATATGAAGTTAGGAGCTGGACCTGGTACACAGACAGTAGACATCTTCACATCTCATTcccagaaagaaagcaaataacgCATTGCAGGCTATGCAAGCCAGCATCATTATGTTAAGCTTCAGTTTATTCTTAGCTGCTGGTCCATTTAGtcactgtctgaaacaagcttgAACCTCAGCTTTTAAGAGCACAGATAGTTTCTTTTGTCCTTCTATGACAGCTTGGCACATCATGACCTGATGCAGACAGTTACCCTGTGTGCCTAAAGAAGTGCATCTGACACAATAGCATTCAACATGATGTGTTATGACCCGTGTCCCTGCTCTGTGATAGGACGAGCCCAGAGCCACAGTGGAAGAAAGGGAGGAGCCTGCTCAGGTCCCACACCTAGATGAGTTTGTGGCCCCAGCTCCTCCCCCCTCCTACTTCTCCACTTTCTACTCATACACACCACGCCTGGCTCGCCGGTAACCCCCCCCGCCCCTCCCCCGCACACAGTTTCTCTCAGTGTTCTGTGCATTTGGATTAACACATGACTTCAGTCCTATGTGTCACTTTAGCTTGGTGGAACATGATAACTCGCTTGCTTTGTTGTTTGACCTGTGCGTTTCAGGATGCTTGGGGACAGCGTGATCCCTCTCCCTCATATCTACGGGGATCGCATTAAAGGGGTGGAGGTCTTGTGTCCGTTAGAGCCCCCACCTCCATATGAGGCTGTTGCTGGAAGCACCACTGAAGCAGTCACACAGGTACTGTCCAaatatttcaattcaattttatttatatagcgccaaatcacaacaacagttatctcacagcgcttttcataaaagagcaggtctagaccatactctatgatgctatttacagaagcccaacaattcccaccaagagcagcactaggagacagaggcaaggaaaaacttcctttaagaggcagaaacctcgagcagaaccatgttcaccggttgggggtgaaggagggagggagggagggggggagagagagagagagactacacaatatacacacagacgtACAGACCGTAAAGGTGATGTTGTTATAGACTAAATTAAAAattgtacagatatttatagtagtgttaatgattataataactagtaacaatagtcgttgcagcagagggtgtcaagcaggaacacgggggcagcaggtgacccgcaaccacagatccagactccacagctccagagccagaaacacctgcaggaagtgataggaggagagaggagagggacgagaaagcacaagactaccagaaaggggagaagttgtgttagtaacatgcaataatgggataaggttgcgtacagagggagagaaagtagaggagagaggagctcagtgcatcatgggaaatcccccggcagtctaggcctatagcagcataactaagggatggttc from Micropterus dolomieu isolate WLL.071019.BEF.003 ecotype Adirondacks unplaced genomic scaffold, ASM2129224v1 contig_3887, whole genome shotgun sequence includes the following:
- the LOC123964629 gene encoding protein FAM189A2-like, with the protein product MQFPHDEPRATVEEREEPAQVPHLDEFVAPAPPPSYFSTFYSYTPRLARRMLGDSVIPLPHIYGDRIKGVEVLCPLEPPPPYEAVAGSTTEAVTQ